One segment of Streptomyces sp. XD-27 DNA contains the following:
- the nusG gene encoding transcription termination/antitermination protein NusG — MSDPNVNDAVESVESAEDELDIVEAADEDQAEAADAEAGTPAEEAALHEEDEEQPAEAVSEPSDEDAEGAESAEAEEAEAAEEAAVDPVEALREELRTLPGEWYVIHTYAGYENRVKTNLEQRAVSLNVEDYIFQAEVPQEEVVQIKNGDRRTVRQNKLPGYVLVRMDLTNESWGVVRNTPGVTGFVGNAYDPYPLTLDEIVKMLAPEAEEKAAKEAAAAEGRPAPSRKVEVQVLDFEVGDSVTVTDGPFATLQATINEINADSKKVKGLVEIFGRETPVELSFDQIQKN, encoded by the coding sequence GTGTCTGACCCGAACGTGAACGACGCCGTCGAGTCCGTCGAGTCCGCCGAGGACGAGCTCGACATCGTCGAGGCGGCCGACGAGGACCAGGCCGAGGCTGCCGACGCCGAGGCGGGCACCCCGGCCGAGGAAGCCGCCCTCCACGAGGAGGACGAGGAGCAGCCGGCCGAGGCCGTGTCCGAGCCGTCCGACGAGGACGCGGAGGGCGCCGAGTCCGCCGAGGCGGAGGAGGCCGAGGCAGCCGAAGAGGCCGCGGTCGACCCGGTCGAGGCCCTGCGCGAGGAGCTCCGCACCCTCCCGGGCGAGTGGTACGTCATCCACACCTACGCGGGCTACGAGAACCGCGTGAAGACCAACCTCGAGCAGCGGGCCGTCTCGCTGAACGTCGAGGACTACATCTTCCAGGCCGAGGTGCCCCAGGAAGAGGTCGTCCAGATCAAGAACGGCGACCGCCGCACCGTCCGCCAGAACAAGCTCCCGGGCTACGTGCTGGTGCGCATGGACCTCACCAACGAGTCGTGGGGTGTGGTGCGCAACACGCCGGGCGTCACCGGCTTCGTCGGCAACGCCTACGACCCGTACCCGCTGACCCTGGACGAGATCGTCAAGATGCTCGCCCCGGAGGCCGAGGAGAAGGCCGCCAAGGAGGCCGCCGCGGCCGAGGGCCGGCCGGCGCCGAGCCGCAAGGTCGAGGTCCAGGTGCTGGACTTCGAGGTGGGCGACTCCGTCACGGTCACCGACGGCCCGTTCGCGACGCTCCAGGCGACGATCAACGAGATCAACGCGGACTCGAAGAAGGTCAAGGGCCTGGTCGAGATCTTCGGTCGCGAGACCCCGGTCGAGCTCAGCTTCGACCAGATCCAGAAGAACTAG
- the rplK gene encoding 50S ribosomal protein L11: MPPKKKKVTGLIKLQIQAGAANPAPPVGPALGQHGVNIMEFCKAYNAATESQRGMVVPVEITVYEDRSFTFVTKTPPAAKLILKAAGVEKGSGEPHKTKVAKITRDQVRDIATTKMPDLNANDLDAAEKIIAGTARSMGITVEG, from the coding sequence ATGCCTCCCAAGAAGAAGAAGGTCACGGGGCTGATCAAGCTCCAGATCCAGGCCGGCGCCGCGAACCCGGCTCCGCCGGTCGGCCCCGCGCTGGGTCAGCACGGCGTCAACATCATGGAGTTCTGCAAGGCCTACAACGCCGCGACCGAGTCGCAGCGTGGCATGGTCGTGCCGGTGGAGATCACGGTCTACGAGGACCGCTCCTTCACCTTCGTCACCAAGACTCCGCCGGCCGCCAAGCTGATCCTCAAGGCCGCGGGTGTGGAGAAGGGCTCCGGCGAGCCGCACAAGACCAAGGTCGCCAAGATCACCCGCGACCAGGTCCGCGACATCGCCACCACCAAGATGCCCGACCTGAACGCCAACGACCTGGACGCCGCCGAGAAGATCATCGCCGGCACCGCCCGTTCCATGGGCATCACGGTCGAGGGCTGA
- a CDS encoding adenosine deaminase has translation MLRSPGNASVTRDLRLLPKAHLHLHFTGSMRPDTLLELADKYGVHLPEALSGGEPPKLRATDERGWFRFQRLYDIARSCLREAEDIQRLVREAAEEDAADGSRWLEIQVDPTSYAPRLGGLIPAMEIILDAVEAAARDTGIGIRVLVAANRVKHPLDARTLARLAVRFHDRGVVGFGLSNDERRGMARDFDRAFAIAREGGLLAAPHGGELSGPSSVRDCLDDLEASRVGHGVRAAEDPRLLRKLADRGVTCEVCPSSNVALGVYEKPADVPLRTLFEAGVPIALGADDPLLFGSRLAAQYELAREHHGFTDEELAELARQSVRGSAAPEEVRAELLADVDAWLAADGHPAAAARQGG, from the coding sequence ATGTTGCGGTCCCCTGGAAATGCCTCCGTCACCCGAGATCTGCGCCTGCTGCCCAAGGCTCATCTGCATCTGCACTTCACCGGGTCGATGCGGCCCGACACGCTGCTGGAGCTCGCCGACAAGTACGGCGTACACCTGCCGGAGGCGCTGAGCGGCGGCGAGCCGCCCAAGCTGCGCGCCACCGACGAGCGGGGCTGGTTCCGCTTCCAGCGGCTGTACGACATCGCGCGGTCCTGCCTGCGGGAGGCGGAGGACATCCAGCGGCTGGTGCGGGAGGCGGCCGAGGAGGACGCGGCGGACGGCTCCCGGTGGCTGGAGATCCAGGTCGACCCGACCTCGTACGCCCCCCGGCTGGGCGGGCTGATCCCGGCGATGGAGATCATCCTGGACGCGGTGGAGGCCGCCGCGAGGGACACCGGGATCGGGATACGGGTGCTGGTCGCGGCCAACCGGGTGAAGCACCCGCTGGACGCGCGGACACTGGCCCGGCTCGCGGTGCGCTTCCACGACCGCGGCGTCGTCGGCTTCGGGCTCTCCAACGACGAGCGGCGCGGCATGGCCCGCGACTTCGACCGCGCCTTCGCCATCGCCCGCGAGGGGGGTCTGCTGGCCGCCCCGCACGGCGGGGAGCTGTCGGGGCCCAGCAGCGTCCGGGACTGCCTGGACGATCTGGAGGCGTCCCGGGTGGGGCACGGCGTACGGGCCGCCGAGGACCCGCGGCTGCTGCGCAAGCTGGCCGACCGCGGGGTGACCTGCGAGGTGTGCCCGTCGTCCAACGTGGCGCTCGGCGTGTACGAGAAGCCCGCGGACGTGCCGCTGCGCACGCTGTTCGAGGCGGGCGTGCCGATAGCGCTGGGCGCGGACGACCCGCTGCTCTTCGGCTCCCGGCTGGCCGCCCAGTACGAGCTGGCGCGCGAGCACCACGGCTTCACCGACGAGGAGCTGGCCGAGCTGGCCCGGCAGTCGGTCCGCGGATCCGCCGCCCCGGAGGAGGTCCGTGCGGAGCTGCTGGCGGACGTGGACGCGTGGCTGGCGGCGGACGGACACCCGGCGGCCGCCGCCCGGCAGGGAGGGTGA
- the secE gene encoding preprotein translocase subunit SecE, which yields MTEALGSTATPESGRPDDEVAAKKARRGGKRGKKGPFGRLALFYRQVVAELRKVVWPTRSQLTTYTTVVIVFVVIMIGLVTVIDYGFSQAVKYVFG from the coding sequence GTGACGGAAGCCCTTGGCTCCACCGCGACGCCTGAAAGCGGTCGTCCCGACGATGAGGTGGCGGCCAAGAAGGCTCGTCGCGGAGGGAAGCGCGGGAAGAAGGGGCCGTTCGGCCGTCTCGCACTCTTCTACCGCCAGGTCGTGGCGGAGCTGCGCAAGGTTGTCTGGCCCACACGCAGCCAGTTGACGACGTACACCACTGTGGTGATCGTCTTTGTTGTCATCATGATCGGTCTCGTCACCGTGATTGACTATGGATTCAGTCAGGCCGTCAAGTACGTCTTCGGCTGA
- a CDS encoding pyridoxal phosphate-dependent aminotransferase, with protein MSAATPSASAPTDRRVSARVGAISESATLAVDAKAKALKAAGRPVIGFGAGEPDFPTPGYIVDAAVEACRDPKNHRYTPAGGLPELKAAIAAKTLRDSGYEVDTSQILVTNGGKQAIYEAFAAILDPGDEVIVPAPYWTTYPESIRLAGGVPVEVVADETTGYRVSVEQLEAARTERTKVVLFVSPNNPTGAVYTEAETEAIGHWAVEHGLWVLTDEIYEHLVYGDAAAVSLPALFPELRDKCVVVNGVAKTYAMTGWRVGWIIGPKDVVKAATNLQSHATSNVSNVAQRAAIAAVSGELDAVAEMRTAFDRRRRTIVRMLNEIAGVECPEPEGAFYAYPSVKGLLGKEIRGKRPQSSVELAELILEEAEVAVVPGEAFGTPGYLRLSYALGDEDLVEGVSRIQKLLGEAR; from the coding sequence ATGAGCGCTGCCACTCCTTCTGCCTCCGCCCCCACCGACCGCCGGGTGTCGGCCCGGGTCGGTGCGATCTCCGAATCCGCCACGCTCGCCGTCGACGCCAAGGCCAAGGCCCTCAAGGCCGCCGGGCGACCGGTCATCGGCTTCGGCGCGGGCGAGCCGGACTTCCCGACTCCCGGATACATCGTCGACGCCGCCGTCGAGGCGTGCCGCGACCCGAAGAACCACCGCTACACGCCGGCGGGCGGCCTCCCCGAGCTGAAGGCCGCCATCGCCGCCAAGACGCTGCGCGACTCCGGCTACGAGGTCGACACCTCCCAGATCCTGGTCACCAACGGCGGCAAGCAGGCCATCTACGAGGCGTTCGCCGCGATCCTCGACCCGGGTGACGAGGTCATCGTCCCGGCCCCGTACTGGACCACCTACCCCGAGTCGATCCGGCTCGCGGGCGGCGTGCCCGTGGAGGTCGTCGCCGACGAGACCACCGGCTACCGCGTGTCGGTCGAGCAGCTGGAGGCGGCCCGCACCGAGCGGACCAAGGTCGTGCTGTTCGTCTCGCCGAACAACCCGACCGGCGCGGTCTACACCGAGGCCGAGACCGAGGCGATCGGCCACTGGGCCGTCGAGCACGGCCTGTGGGTGCTCACCGACGAGATCTACGAGCACCTGGTCTACGGCGACGCCGCGGCCGTGTCGCTCCCGGCGCTCTTCCCCGAGCTGCGCGACAAGTGCGTCGTGGTCAACGGCGTGGCGAAGACCTACGCGATGACCGGCTGGCGCGTCGGGTGGATCATCGGCCCGAAGGACGTGGTCAAGGCCGCCACCAACCTCCAGTCGCACGCCACCTCCAACGTCTCCAACGTCGCCCAGCGCGCGGCGATCGCGGCGGTCTCCGGCGAGCTGGACGCGGTCGCGGAGATGCGGACCGCCTTCGACCGGCGCCGCCGCACGATCGTGCGCATGCTGAACGAGATCGCGGGCGTGGAGTGCCCGGAGCCGGAGGGCGCGTTCTACGCGTACCCGTCGGTGAAGGGGCTGCTCGGCAAGGAGATCCGGGGCAAGCGGCCGCAGAGCTCGGTCGAGCTGGCCGAGCTGATCCTGGAGGAGGCCGAGGTCGCGGTGGTGCCGGGCGAGGCGTTCGGTACGCCGGGGTACCTGCGGCTGTCCTACGCGCTCGGGGACGAGGACCTGGTCGAGGGCGTCTCCCGGATCCAGAAGCTGCTGGGCGAGGCGCGGTAG